ACTGgattttctaatacaaatataGGGTCTATGCAAAAGCTACTGGGTTTGGCCGAACTCCCCTATTACACTGTAACTCCGCCCCTGAGTGTAAAAGTGAATTCTAGCTAAAAATAATTCTCCATTGGTTGATGAAAGCAACAAGGACGAAGTCGAGTCTTCAATGATCTGTGGAGTTGTAAATCCAGTGCTTAACCCTTTTCTTGCGTGATTTGTTACTTAGCCCTGTGAAGCCATCTCATGAACGGTGGATTTATAccactccctccgtttcaatctATGTAATATAATTTGActtggcacgaagtttaagaaataaacgaagacttttgaatcttgtggtctaaataagtcaaagatatttgtgtggttataaatcatctcgttaagtgtaaaaggtaaagtttttagttaaattgttgccaaatgaggaaatgtatcattctttttgggacagagggagtaacttTTAGCTATCTGATACGATTAGTAATAATTAGCTCTAGGGTAGGAGTGGCAAATGGGCGGATCGAAAAGGGTTAAAATATCCGACCCGCCCATATTTAACGCAGATAAATAGGGTTAACCAacggataatatggatatctaTATTCTCCATGGTTTCAGGAATAGTTAGGTAGAAGTAGAACACAAGCTAAAAGTCAAAATAAGCTTAGACTCCTAGAAAGCAAGCACTCATGAAAAATATCAAGCAAATAAGTGGTAGTATTTgatgatatccatattatccatctCGATATCCATTTTTTAGTGGATAATATCTGTATTTGATCCATTTTTAGATGGTCAGTTATATAACCCATATTTAATGGCACTTCCTTGAAGATGAGAACTACTTCCTGAATGTTTAGCTCTATCCGAGATCGTTTCATATTTATGTTAACCTCCTTGATGATACTTCTTCCTTTGATATCTGTGTTTGCTCAAGCAGAAATGGTGATTCCTCCACCAGTTAGACCAGAAAGAGTGCTGAAGTATCTCAAACCTTACGTGCTAAGGATGCACTTCACAAACAAGTACGTAAATGCTCAAGTAGTTCACACACCAACGGCAACAGTGGCTGCTTCCGCAAGCACACAAGAGAAAGGCTTAAGGCTTGCCATGGTAGAAGCAAAAGAAAATACTAGAGATGTTGCTGCCGCTGCAAAAATAGGCAAGTTGTTGGGAGAGCGGTTGCAGGTTAAAGGTGTTCCGGCCATATCTGTTTTCTATAAGAGAGAGCAACGATACCATGGGAAGGTCAAAGCAGTTATTGATTCAGTGAGAGAAGCGGGGATAGAATTGGTTTGATTGGAACAAGATGACCATTTTCTCGTTTCATGACCTGCCGGATTTCCTCTTCTAGGCAAAGGATTTATGTATTCGACTACCTTTGTCCAATTTTGCTAGCTAAGCTCTATTTGGACAAGTTTATCGTCGTCTTAGTTCTTGCAACTGGAACAATGTGTTGTTTGCAATGTATAGGATGTCACTTCTGACATTCCCTGTGCCAACTTTATGATCACTTGGGTATACATCTTTTGTTTTGGTAgatagtaatttttttaattaccaATGCAGTTGTGTacaattccttttaaaaaaaaaaaaaaaaagaatatcNNNNNNNNNNNNNNNNNNNNNNNNNNNNNNNNNNNNNNNNNNNNNNNNNNNNNNNNNNNNNNNNNNNNNNNNNNNNNNNNNNNNNNNNNNNNNNNNNNNNAtgcaatacaaattaaatgcacgaaaataaaagaaaagaagcaataagctaaatgggctcagccccaTTTTAGGACTGCTGCTGCCCGCAACTATTAAGCTTCGGCCCGACGAAATTGTTTCAGCAGATTGCAGCAGATGAACTGACTCGAGAGGAGGATtttgttgggcttttagcccaacatcgaatgcggaGGAGGATGAGTCCCAGACTCGTATGCGAGGTTcatgcaaaaaaatgaaaagaacgGATCAGTAAAGTAAAgatatacaagaaaataataccCGATATACAGGCGatatacactgaaatatatAAACATTATGTACATCCTGTACCCTATATATAGTGTAGTCATGATAGCTTAACGCAGCCCAGGGGACAGAAAACGGAAATGAACATAACGTAACCCATGTTAAGCATGTATCAAGCTACACATAGATTTTTGCTTGATTCCTATTGAATTCATAACATATTGACGTCAACAGATAATCATCATGAATGTGCATTTCATAATTCTGAGTCTAAAATATGAGCAAATAGAGGACACACACAGGGGATAATTTGGGAAAAAGTGGACATGAGTTGGTGCAGGGAACCTAGCTTTAAGCAAACAGATAAACAAGACTAAAAAATTATATCAAAACCAATGTTTCATCTCACATTGTTTTAGACTAATTCAGACAGATCCCTAAACGGGTAAGTAATATGCTAATACCCAGGGAACTATCAAAGGCGAAACTTACACGTAGTCACAGAATTCAGATTCGTAACCTCACTATCATATTTAAACAGAATAGgtaacttaagagataacaCACGGCTATGGAAGATGGTAATTAAACAACAATGTCAAAAATGGACAGAGCATGTAGAAACTAGAACGACCAGGGGCATCGCATAGGCATAAGGAGAGCAAACTGAGATTATAGGATATGTAGCGAGTCGTCACACaaagaataaaatatatataaaaaatatgtgTAGCATATAGAGGAAGCAAGCTCGACTTAAATACGGGCTGAAAACATCCGGACGCGATCTGGTGTTTCGAATGAAAATTTAAATACCATGCTTTGAATTTGAAAACGACATTGAAACCATGACACCAAAACAGTCCGATACAAAGATATGTATTATTGAGATTTCAAGTCATAGTCCGGGTGTTCAAAGACATAGTACGGAGATTCCAATTATATAAGAATTAATACAAAGACTGGCCCAAGAAGAATCTGCCCACACAGCGACAGTCTATCATGGAACCCATCTAAACAATCGAATAGGTCGCTATGGCCCTCATAACACATTCAATTTTGCGGAGATACTACAcagcataagttcgatttttaGGTGGTCCATGAACTAGTCCTAGCTGGGTTAATATTATGGGACTCCCAAATCATCATGAATACGTATAATAACTAAACAACGATAACTGTGTAGATAGCAGATTAACACTTTATCATATTTAACTAAACGACTCATGATAACTATCCAAATAAGCAGCAAACCAGCAAACATCAGCACTCGTCATATTCCAAACCAACAACTTACCACAACTATCTATGAAGCAAGAACGAAAAAGTTGACACTAATCACATTTTAAACAAACAGGTTACTGCAGCTATTTGAATAAACGGCAAACTAAACAGGATGAAGAACAAGATAAGAATTTACCTTTTCTTGGCGCAGTGAACAGGGTGTCGACGGTCGCGAATCTACAATCGAACACGACGAACCCGACCCGATTAAAACAATCCGAATTTCGAATgtaaaaatgaaagtaaagtaatatgttGATTGTATTTTAGAGTGATGCCGTGGCTATTGAAAAAGAACACGTATAAGAAACATTCAAGAACAGGCTAAGCTATTTTTGTCGAATGGTATCCccccctttctcttttttttggaTGAGCCATAACGAAGTATATATAGGCAAGGTTAGGGTTTCGTTTGGTCTTTGAATTCACGATTTAGGCGGGATTTGAAATCGGATATTCAAACTTGAGTCAAATGGCCGTTCAAATCTGAACGTTTTTTGGCAGATGGTCACGTGATTCGGCTCAATGTTACCAAAAATAGCTCGACCACTCACTGGCTTTGAGGATCAacgtgttttgaagtgaaaagGAGAAAGCTTTCTCTGTCAACGACAGAAGGCCCAGGCGTAGTGACAAATTGGTGTGGAAATGGCATAGACAAGACTGTCACGGCTAAAAGAAGGATAGGGTTTTGCTAAATGGGGGGTGGAAGAGAGACGAAGGAGAGGGAAAGGAGGCGCGGCTGAAAGAAAGGAGAGAGATGAGCTGAGTTTAGGTTTTAGGGAATA
This portion of the Lycium ferocissimum isolate CSIRO_LF1 chromosome 1, AGI_CSIRO_Lferr_CH_V1, whole genome shotgun sequence genome encodes:
- the LOC132057732 gene encoding uncharacterized protein LOC132057732, which codes for MVIPPPVRPERVLKYLKPYVLRMHFTNKYVNAQVVHTPTATVAASASTQEKGLRLAMVEAKENTRDVAAAAKIGKLLGERLQVKGVPAISVFYKREQRYHGKVKAVIDSVREAGIELV